One window from the genome of Bacteroidota bacterium encodes:
- a CDS encoding NAD(P)-dependent oxidoreductase: MGEKPHILLTGASGTVGRAVLELLHEDRSRYRLTVFDKWSPEASRFYAPYKDEIEVIYGDISKLQDSAAACKDVDYVIHLAALIPPQADALPELAYQVNVVGTANIVKNLELYAPGAFLLYSSSIAIYGDRLANPWIRVGDALQPSAGDAYARTKIAAEQCLQDSALDWSVFRLTAIMDGHKLSGLMFHMPLATCMEIATPTDTARALVGALQKRELLSRRIFNLGGGEACRIMYRDFLQRSFALLGLGRLNFPEKAFAEVNFHCGYYADGQDLEDILHFRRDTIDSYFVKLKAETPFWKRLLMFLLRWFIKRYLLAQSEPYHAYRKQDAALARRFFGASGSDTGTS; encoded by the coding sequence ATGGGTGAAAAGCCGCACATATTGTTGACGGGTGCCTCGGGGACTGTGGGCCGGGCCGTATTGGAGTTGCTTCATGAGGATCGGTCGCGCTATCGGCTGACGGTGTTCGACAAATGGTCGCCGGAAGCTTCACGGTTCTACGCACCCTACAAGGACGAGATCGAGGTGATTTACGGGGATATTTCGAAGTTGCAGGATAGTGCGGCGGCCTGCAAGGATGTGGACTATGTGATTCATTTGGCGGCATTGATCCCCCCGCAGGCCGATGCGTTGCCCGAATTGGCTTATCAGGTGAATGTGGTCGGCACCGCGAATATTGTGAAGAACCTTGAGCTGTATGCACCCGGGGCCTTCCTCTTGTACAGTTCGTCGATTGCGATTTATGGGGACCGGCTTGCGAATCCGTGGATACGGGTGGGGGATGCGTTGCAGCCAAGCGCGGGCGATGCCTATGCGCGAACCAAAATCGCGGCGGAACAATGTCTTCAGGATAGCGCATTGGATTGGTCTGTTTTCCGGTTGACAGCCATCATGGATGGGCATAAGTTGTCGGGGTTGATGTTTCACATGCCCTTGGCGACGTGCATGGAAATTGCGACCCCGACCGATACGGCGCGTGCGTTGGTGGGCGCACTGCAAAAGCGGGAGCTGTTGTCCCGCCGGATTTTCAATCTTGGCGGCGGGGAGGCTTGCCGCATCATGTACCGCGATTTTCTGCAGCGGTCCTTCGCCTTGTTGGGGTTGGGGAGACTCAATTTTCCGGAAAAGGCCTTTGCGGAGGTCAATTTCCATTGCGGATATTATGCCGATGGTCAGGATTTGGAGGACATTCTTCATTTCCGAAGGGATACAATTGACAGCTATTTCGTGAAGCTGAAGGCTGAAACCCCGTTCTGGAAACGCTTGTTAATGTTCCTTTTACGGTGGTTCATCAAGCGGTATTTGCTCGCGCAATCGGAACCCTACCATGCCTACCGCAAGCAGGATGCGGCACTTGCACGGCGATTTTTCGGTGCGAGCGGGTCGGATACGGGAACTTCTTGA
- a CDS encoding HAMP domain-containing protein: MKFSIKAKLSLGVGLQFFFIVVSVLAGLISVNFLTTDTRNILRANYDSLEYCRNMGIALEERDAKSLQTFSENLQKQQRNITEPSEKAHTDTLTADFAVFQSFPDSVEVQQRIRQLLNVITGLNLKAIQKKSEIAQQTGKTANIIMGTVGTLSFVFALILLVNLPHSVGEPIKRFTESIQQIANKNYAWRVDENRGDEFGEMAKSFNAMAAKLEEYESGNLAKMLFEKRRIEALINQMHNPVIGFNAEQVILFANNAALKILNLNSTQLLGRPANEVAVNNDLLRNLIVGLHPAELNAEIPTTAAAPLKIFADNKESYFEKEIVHVTVASTEGKGETFIGDVLILQNITQFKEQDAAKTHFIATVSHEFKTPISAIQMSLQLLKNEKIGTLNPEQTSLLASIENDAERLLKITGTLLDLSQVESGHISLNVLPVPIKEIVDYALGATRVQAEQKGIRMEITYADPQATVLADSEKTAWVLTNLISNAIRYSYEHSTVFLTTQLHNGRLRVSVRDTGQGIAPQYQSKVFERYFRVPGMRTEGTGLGLAISKEFIEAQGGKIGMESDFGSGSLFWVEVLVG, encoded by the coding sequence ATGAAATTTTCGATCAAGGCCAAGCTCTCGCTCGGCGTCGGCTTACAATTTTTCTTCATCGTCGTTTCCGTGTTGGCGGGACTCATATCCGTCAATTTCCTTACGACCGACACCCGCAATATTCTCAGGGCCAACTACGATTCCCTGGAATATTGCCGCAACATGGGGATCGCGCTAGAGGAACGTGATGCGAAATCCCTGCAGACATTCAGCGAAAACCTGCAAAAACAGCAACGCAACATCACGGAACCCAGCGAAAAAGCTCATACCGATACCCTCACCGCAGATTTTGCAGTGTTTCAATCGTTTCCAGATAGCGTTGAGGTGCAGCAACGCATTCGGCAACTCCTGAATGTGATTACTGGATTGAACCTCAAGGCCATTCAAAAGAAAAGCGAAATCGCCCAACAAACGGGTAAAACGGCCAACATCATCATGGGCACAGTCGGCACCTTGAGCTTCGTTTTTGCCCTTATTCTGCTGGTCAACCTTCCGCATAGCGTCGGCGAACCCATCAAGCGGTTCACCGAAAGCATCCAACAGATCGCCAATAAAAATTACGCTTGGCGAGTGGATGAAAATCGCGGAGATGAATTCGGGGAAATGGCAAAATCCTTCAATGCCATGGCTGCCAAACTCGAGGAATATGAAAGCGGCAATCTGGCGAAAATGCTGTTTGAAAAGCGCCGAATTGAAGCCCTGATCAACCAAATGCACAATCCCGTCATCGGATTTAATGCGGAACAGGTGATCCTTTTTGCCAACAATGCCGCACTGAAGATTCTCAACCTCAACAGCACACAATTGCTTGGCAGACCCGCAAACGAGGTCGCAGTCAACAATGACCTTCTGCGCAATCTGATTGTCGGCCTCCACCCCGCCGAACTCAATGCTGAAATTCCGACGACTGCCGCAGCTCCGCTCAAAATCTTCGCCGACAACAAGGAGAGTTATTTTGAGAAGGAAATTGTCCATGTGACCGTTGCCTCCACCGAAGGCAAGGGCGAAACCTTTATCGGCGACGTGCTCATTTTGCAAAACATCACGCAATTCAAGGAACAAGACGCAGCCAAAACCCATTTCATTGCCACCGTTTCCCACGAATTCAAGACGCCCATTTCCGCCATTCAAATGAGTCTGCAATTGCTCAAAAATGAGAAAATAGGGACGCTCAATCCCGAACAAACGAGTTTGTTGGCAAGCATTGAAAACGATGCCGAACGCTTGCTGAAGATCACCGGCACGCTGCTCGACCTGTCGCAAGTGGAAAGCGGACATATCAGCCTCAATGTTTTGCCCGTTCCGATCAAGGAAATTGTCGACTACGCCCTCGGCGCCACCCGCGTCCAAGCCGAACAAAAAGGCATCCGGATGGAAATCACCTACGCCGATCCGCAAGCCACCGTCCTTGCCGACAGCGAAAAAACAGCTTGGGTCCTCACGAATCTGATTTCCAACGCCATCCGGTATTCCTACGAACATTCAACCGTGTTTCTGACCACGCAACTTCACAACGGCCGCCTGCGTGTGAGCGTGCGCGACACCGGCCAAGGCATCGCCCCACAATATCAAAGCAAAGTCTTCGAACGCTACTTCCGCGTCCCCGGGATGCGCACCGAAGGCACAGGCCTCGGCTTGGCCATCAGCAAGGAATTCATCGAAGCCCAAGGCGGCAAAATCGGCATGGAAAGCGACTTTGGAAGCGGAAGTCTGTTTTGGGTGGAGGTTTTGGTGGGGTGA
- a CDS encoding sensor protein KdpD codes for MSAGVGKTFRMLQEAHSLRKNGIDVQLGYIETHQRKETQALLVGLPAIPRRKIFYKGKELEEMDVQAVIAARPEVVIVDELAHSNIEGSKNEKRWQDVLEILYAGINVISAVNIQHLESLNEAIKFITGVEVQERVPDLLLAQADEVVNIDLTADELIARLKEGKIYTADKVETALRNFFQSEKLLQLRELALKEVASQVLRKVESEVPQVTAHRHERILACISSNDRIAKKVIRKAARLAGYYHAKWYVLYVQAAAENPDRIALDKQRHLINNFMLATELGAEIIKIQNDHIPNAIRETAVQNKITTVCIGRPTFSILKTLFSSDILLSLLKKTHSLDIDLIIVS; via the coding sequence ATGAGTGCCGGCGTGGGCAAAACCTTTCGCATGTTGCAAGAGGCCCATTCCCTACGCAAAAACGGCATTGATGTACAATTGGGATACATCGAAACCCATCAACGTAAGGAGACCCAAGCATTATTGGTAGGATTGCCTGCAATTCCACGAAGGAAAATCTTCTACAAAGGAAAGGAATTGGAGGAAATGGACGTGCAGGCCGTGATCGCGGCAAGACCGGAAGTCGTGATCGTCGATGAACTCGCGCACAGCAATATCGAGGGAAGCAAGAATGAAAAACGCTGGCAGGATGTGTTGGAAATTCTGTATGCAGGGATCAATGTGATTTCTGCCGTCAACATTCAGCATCTCGAAAGTCTCAACGAAGCCATCAAATTCATTACAGGTGTGGAGGTACAGGAGCGTGTGCCTGACTTGTTGCTTGCGCAGGCGGATGAGGTAGTAAACATCGATTTGACCGCCGATGAATTGATCGCGAGGCTCAAAGAAGGCAAAATTTACACGGCTGACAAGGTCGAAACTGCCTTGCGCAACTTTTTCCAATCGGAAAAGCTCTTGCAGTTGCGCGAATTGGCCTTGAAAGAAGTCGCCTCGCAGGTATTGCGCAAGGTCGAATCAGAGGTTCCACAAGTGACTGCGCACCGGCACGAGCGGATTCTCGCCTGCATTAGCAGCAATGACCGCATTGCCAAAAAGGTCATCCGTAAAGCCGCGCGTTTGGCCGGCTACTACCATGCCAAATGGTACGTGCTTTATGTGCAGGCCGCCGCCGAAAATCCCGACAGGATTGCGTTGGACAAGCAGCGGCATCTCATCAATAATTTTATGCTGGCAACGGAACTCGGCGCAGAAATCATCAAAATCCAGAATGACCACATCCCCAATGCCATTCGGGAAACTGCCGTACAAAACAAGATCACCACGGTCTGCATCGGCAGACCCACCTTTAGCATCTTGAAGACCCTGTTTTCCAGCGACATCCTACTCAGTTTGCTGAAAAAAACGCATTCTTTGGACATTGACCTTATTATTGTATCATGA
- a CDS encoding response regulator transcription factor — MRILIVEDDPTIANFLREGLAEEGFAVDVADNGKAGLALALDPAAEYDVLLLDWMVPGMTGIDICRYVRKENNDVPIIFLTAKDTVDDAVFGLEAGANDYVRKPFSFEELLARIRVLMRKRAQATLVFSAGNVELNIESHSVLKAGKPVELTQKEFALLEYLLRNKGKACRRTRILESVWDIHFDYDSSVIDVYVNGLRKKLDAPGEPSLITTVRGIGYKIEDNP; from the coding sequence ATGCGCATTTTGATTGTCGAAGATGATCCTACCATTGCCAATTTCCTGCGGGAAGGTTTGGCCGAGGAGGGTTTTGCCGTCGATGTCGCCGACAATGGAAAAGCCGGACTTGCCTTGGCACTCGATCCCGCTGCCGAATATGATGTTTTGCTGCTCGATTGGATGGTGCCCGGCATGACAGGCATCGACATCTGCCGCTATGTCCGCAAGGAAAACAACGACGTACCCATCATTTTCCTCACGGCAAAGGATACCGTTGACGATGCCGTATTCGGTTTGGAAGCCGGGGCGAATGACTACGTCCGCAAGCCGTTTTCCTTCGAAGAATTGCTCGCCCGCATCCGAGTGCTGATGCGCAAACGCGCGCAAGCCACGCTCGTTTTCAGCGCCGGCAATGTCGAACTCAACATCGAAAGCCATAGCGTGCTCAAGGCGGGAAAGCCCGTCGAATTGACCCAAAAGGAATTCGCGCTCCTCGAATATTTGCTGCGCAACAAGGGCAAGGCTTGCCGTCGCACCCGCATCCTGGAAAGCGTATGGGACATTCATTTTGATTACGACAGTTCGGTCATTGACGTGTATGTCAATGGTTTGCGGAAGAAACTTGATGCCCCGGGCGAACCTTCCCTGATTACGACAGTACGCGGAATCGGCTACAAAATCGAGGACAATCCGTGA
- a CDS encoding porin has translation MKHIYTFLMLFLFSNVLFAQDDSIAKSPLTFSGYLDVYYAFDLDNPDDHLRPGFMYSFNRHNEFNINLAMVKLNFSKEKLRANIGLMAGTYASANLASEPLALRYVYEANAGIKLSKSKNLWLDAGIMPSHIGLESAIGRDNWTLSRSILADNSPYYESGAKLGYTSANGKWFLSGMVLNGWQRIARPTGNNSPAFGHQITWKPSTKITLNSSSFVGNDKPDSVAQMRVFHNFYGVFQLSDRIGAALGFDIGAEKPANGGNPYNIWYSPLAIVRAQLTDRLTLAARGEYYVDPNGVILPTGTTNGFRTLGYSLNADVAILDNVLWRIEGRGFSSMDPIFLRNNQPTRANFGMTTSLCVAF, from the coding sequence ATGAAACACATATATACTTTCTTGATGCTGTTCCTGTTCTCGAATGTCCTATTTGCGCAGGATGACAGCATTGCAAAATCTCCGCTTACTTTCAGTGGCTACCTGGATGTGTATTACGCATTCGATTTGGACAATCCCGATGATCACTTGCGACCCGGATTCATGTATTCCTTCAACCGGCACAATGAGTTCAATATCAACCTGGCAATGGTCAAACTCAACTTTTCCAAAGAAAAACTGCGAGCCAATATAGGCCTGATGGCGGGTACGTATGCAAGCGCAAATCTTGCATCCGAGCCGCTAGCTTTGCGCTATGTTTATGAGGCGAATGCAGGGATCAAACTCAGCAAGTCCAAAAACCTTTGGCTGGATGCCGGCATTATGCCTTCCCATATCGGCCTCGAAAGTGCCATCGGGCGCGACAATTGGACCCTCAGCCGGAGCATCTTGGCCGACAATTCGCCCTACTATGAAAGCGGCGCAAAATTGGGATATACCTCTGCAAATGGAAAATGGTTTCTGAGTGGAATGGTGTTGAATGGTTGGCAGCGGATTGCACGACCCACAGGCAACAACTCACCAGCATTCGGCCATCAAATCACTTGGAAACCAAGCACCAAGATCACCCTCAACAGCAGCTCCTTCGTCGGAAATGACAAACCCGACAGCGTCGCGCAAATGCGGGTCTTCCATAATTTCTATGGCGTTTTCCAGCTGTCCGATCGAATAGGCGCAGCATTGGGATTTGACATCGGAGCCGAAAAACCAGCCAACGGAGGCAACCCATACAACATTTGGTATAGCCCCTTGGCCATCGTGCGTGCGCAACTCACCGACAGGCTCACACTCGCAGCCCGTGGCGAATATTATGTCGATCCCAATGGCGTGATACTCCCTACAGGTACCACCAACGGATTTCGGACATTGGGATATTCACTGAATGCGGATGTAGCAATTCTGGACAATGTGCTTTGGCGCATCGAAGGACGAGGATTTTCCAGTATGGATCCAATATTCTTGCGCAACAATCAGCCCACCCGTGCCAATTTTGGAATGACCACTTCGCTCTGCGTCGCCTTCTAA
- a CDS encoding rubrerythrin family protein, whose product MKKHSRMLTLIALAAMVALSSCERKANAPGTLRLPLGASEPIPAASAPTMETHVADLTTALEVELKATAKYAAFARQASAEGLPEIALLFQATAKSEAVHASNHQAALEEFGAPIPQVFPDFNLGKTEENLRAAIAGEGDEVDQLYPEFIARATEVHAEMGLQSLKYSYKSELKHKALYDAAIVALQAHDLSKLPDQYYVCPTCGNLIADSPHKRCDISMTSSDKFLLINRLAI is encoded by the coding sequence ATGAAAAAGCACAGTCGAATGCTCACGTTGATCGCACTTGCCGCCATGGTGGCGCTGTCTTCCTGTGAACGGAAAGCCAATGCCCCCGGCACGTTGCGCCTTCCCTTGGGTGCTTCCGAACCGATCCCGGCCGCTTCGGCGCCGACGATGGAGACCCATGTCGCGGATCTGACGACGGCTTTGGAGGTCGAACTCAAGGCTACCGCTAAATATGCAGCCTTTGCAAGGCAGGCATCCGCGGAAGGACTGCCGGAAATTGCGCTGCTGTTTCAGGCAACCGCCAAATCTGAGGCCGTGCATGCAAGCAATCATCAAGCGGCCTTGGAAGAGTTCGGCGCACCCATCCCGCAGGTGTTTCCGGATTTCAATTTGGGAAAAACGGAGGAAAACTTGCGCGCGGCCATTGCAGGCGAAGGCGACGAGGTGGACCAATTGTACCCGGAATTTATCGCCCGTGCCACCGAGGTGCATGCGGAGATGGGCCTCCAAAGCCTGAAATATTCCTACAAATCCGAATTGAAGCACAAGGCCTTGTACGATGCCGCAATTGTGGCGCTGCAGGCGCATGACCTCTCCAAATTACCCGATCAATATTATGTTTGTCCGACTTGTGGAAACCTCATTGCTGATAGCCCGCACAAGCGTTGCGATATTTCGATGACTTCCTCCGATAAGTTCCTGTTGATCAACCGTCTCGCGATATAG
- a CDS encoding CusA/CzcA family heavy metal efflux RND transporter, with the protein MLDQIIRFSIKNKALIGLMTVALIVWGVYSVTQLPIDAVPDITDNQVQVLTVAPSQSAQDIERLVTFPVEQTMATIPGIHEIRSFSRFGLSVVTLVFKEHVDVYWARQQVGERLVEAKALIPEGIGSPEMAPLTTGLGEIYQYVIRPLPGYETKYDAMALRTIQDWIVRRQLLGVEGVADVSSFGGKLKQYEIALNPERLRSMDVSITEVFAALESNNQNTGGSYIDKRPYAWFIRSEGLIENLEDIGNIAVKVGPDGIPVLMRDVAKIDYGFAKRYGAMTRNDEGEVVGAIVMMLKGANSSSVIENVKSRIAQIEKTLPPGVAIEPYLDRTKLVDKAISTVTRNLTEGALIVIFVLVLLLGNLRGGMIVASVIPLAMLFAVAMMNMFGVSGNLMSLGAIDFGLIVDGAVIIVEGTLHHLAHSKKTGLLTQKEMDHEVHRSASKIMASAAFGEIIILIVYLPILALVGVEGKMFKPMAQTVSFAILGAFLLSLTYVPMISAIVLSKRISTKRNISDRLVGFIQKLYRPTLELALRFRWIVISAAVAFLGFGILVFTFLGAEFIPTLEEGDFAVETRVLTGSSMEETISAATRSAKVLKDHFPEVKTVVGKIGSSEIPTDPMPIEACDLIVVLKDKSEWVSAKGREELAEKMQQKLEEHVPGVSYSFQQPIQMRFNELMSGARQDVVVKIYGENLDSLTKLAEKVGELAGSTEGAKDLYVEQVGGLSQIVVAYKRPQIAQFGLTIADVNTALNTAMAGQATGKVYEGERRFDLVVRLDANARQSIEDVRNIPIETPTGMQIPLSVVAQVDFETGPNQIQRDDAKRRIIVGFNVRGRDVESVVEELQQKVEKGIQFPEGYYPTYGGTFENLIAARARLSIAVPVALLLIFLLLFFTFKSFTQSMLIFTAIPLSAIGGILALWTRGMPFSISAGVGFIALFGVAVLNGIVLIAEFNRLKESGMDDLRAIILQGTATRLRPVIMTAAVASLGFLPMAISGSEGAEVQRPLATVVIGGLVTATLLTLVVLPCLYMLFESAPKRKKKSSVAAPAAAMIALLLLFAPLVTQAQNTGLSLQDAISKTLQQHQHVRLAEMDILYEQQLVQASSSIPKLDVGMTFGQYNSAVTRDNNLTLRQTIPFPTTFARQRSLADAHVAVAVQAKAVTQNEAILQLRETWLTLQYLHANRSLLERQDSIFAAMERVATIRFQAGESNLLEKTTAATGRSQVENQLRQNAADIEIWLNRLQLILNGGSLTEFTDTQLARMPKPTALLVDKVSENPQQALLDRQIDVAEADRKVTGSQILPDISVGYFNQTLIGFQTVNGAETYFGPEKRFQGFTVGLGIPLWAKPELAKVKAGKILEQKASLEAEQYDKTVDAAFAQAKQNHQKLWTSLDWFESSGMKNANLMLRQSTLAFEAGEIDHLGHLFTVQQSISIQENYLATLLEYNMNILQMQYLLGNITTIEQ; encoded by the coding sequence ATGTTGGATCAAATCATTCGATTTTCCATCAAGAACAAAGCTTTGATTGGTTTGATGACCGTGGCCCTGATCGTTTGGGGTGTCTATTCGGTCACGCAATTGCCCATCGACGCAGTTCCTGATATTACGGACAATCAAGTACAGGTGCTCACGGTTGCACCTTCGCAATCCGCCCAAGACATCGAGCGTCTTGTGACATTTCCGGTCGAACAAACCATGGCGACGATTCCCGGAATCCACGAAATCCGGTCGTTTTCCCGCTTCGGACTCTCGGTGGTCACCCTCGTTTTCAAGGAGCATGTCGATGTCTATTGGGCGCGGCAGCAAGTCGGCGAAAGGCTGGTCGAGGCCAAGGCCCTGATTCCGGAGGGTATCGGCAGCCCGGAAATGGCGCCGCTCACGACCGGGCTCGGCGAAATCTACCAATACGTCATTCGTCCCTTGCCCGGCTACGAAACCAAGTATGATGCGATGGCCCTGCGCACCATCCAAGATTGGATTGTCAGGCGGCAATTGCTCGGCGTCGAAGGCGTGGCGGACGTGAGCAGCTTCGGCGGCAAACTCAAGCAATACGAAATCGCGTTGAATCCCGAACGCCTGCGGTCGATGGATGTGAGCATTACCGAAGTCTTCGCAGCCTTGGAAAGCAATAATCAAAACACGGGAGGCTCCTACATCGACAAGCGCCCATATGCTTGGTTCATTCGCTCGGAAGGTCTCATCGAAAACCTCGAAGACATCGGCAACATCGCCGTCAAAGTCGGTCCGGACGGCATTCCGGTGCTGATGCGCGACGTCGCCAAGATCGACTACGGCTTTGCCAAACGCTACGGCGCCATGACCCGCAATGATGAAGGCGAAGTGGTCGGCGCGATCGTAATGATGCTCAAAGGCGCAAATTCCAGCAGCGTCATCGAGAATGTCAAAAGCCGCATTGCCCAAATCGAAAAGACGCTGCCACCCGGCGTGGCCATCGAACCCTACTTGGATCGCACGAAACTCGTGGACAAAGCCATTTCGACCGTGACGCGGAACCTTACGGAAGGGGCCCTGATCGTGATTTTTGTGCTCGTTTTGCTGCTCGGAAACCTCAGGGGCGGCATGATCGTGGCCTCCGTCATTCCCTTGGCGATGCTGTTTGCGGTCGCGATGATGAACATGTTTGGCGTTTCAGGCAACCTGATGAGCTTGGGCGCCATCGACTTCGGTTTGATTGTGGACGGCGCGGTGATCATTGTCGAAGGGACTTTGCACCACCTGGCACACAGCAAAAAAACGGGCCTGCTCACGCAAAAGGAGATGGACCATGAAGTGCATCGTTCGGCAAGCAAGATCATGGCAAGCGCGGCATTCGGAGAAATCATCATCCTGATCGTCTATTTGCCCATTTTGGCTTTGGTCGGCGTCGAAGGGAAAATGTTCAAGCCCATGGCACAAACGGTTTCGTTTGCCATTTTGGGGGCTTTCCTCCTCTCGCTCACCTACGTGCCGATGATCAGCGCTATTGTCCTGAGCAAGCGCATCTCGACCAAACGCAACATCTCGGACCGCTTGGTCGGTTTCATCCAAAAGCTCTACCGCCCTACCCTCGAATTGGCTTTGCGTTTCCGTTGGATCGTGATTTCTGCAGCGGTCGCCTTTCTCGGATTCGGCATCCTGGTTTTCACTTTTCTAGGGGCCGAATTCATCCCGACACTCGAGGAAGGTGATTTTGCTGTGGAAACCCGGGTTTTGACGGGAAGCAGCATGGAGGAAACCATTTCTGCCGCAACGCGCTCGGCCAAGGTGCTCAAGGATCATTTCCCCGAAGTCAAAACCGTCGTCGGGAAGATCGGCAGTTCGGAAATACCGACCGACCCGATGCCCATCGAAGCCTGCGACTTGATCGTGGTGCTCAAGGACAAATCGGAATGGGTCAGCGCCAAAGGACGCGAGGAATTGGCCGAGAAGATGCAGCAGAAACTCGAGGAGCACGTCCCCGGCGTTTCCTACAGTTTTCAACAGCCGATTCAAATGCGCTTCAACGAATTGATGAGCGGTGCACGCCAAGACGTCGTCGTCAAGATTTATGGAGAGAATCTGGATTCGCTCACAAAACTGGCAGAAAAAGTCGGCGAATTGGCAGGCTCCACCGAGGGTGCCAAGGACTTGTATGTCGAGCAAGTTGGTGGCTTGAGCCAAATCGTGGTGGCCTACAAACGGCCGCAGATCGCGCAGTTTGGCCTGACGATTGCCGATGTGAATACTGCTTTGAATACTGCAATGGCAGGACAGGCAACGGGCAAGGTCTACGAAGGCGAAAGACGTTTTGACCTCGTGGTGCGCTTGGATGCGAATGCCCGGCAAAGCATTGAAGACGTGCGCAATATCCCGATTGAAACGCCGACCGGCATGCAGATTCCCTTGAGTGTCGTTGCCCAAGTCGATTTCGAAACGGGTCCCAATCAGATTCAGCGCGACGATGCCAAACGGCGCATCATCGTCGGCTTCAACGTGCGTGGCCGTGACGTGGAAAGCGTGGTCGAGGAATTGCAGCAAAAGGTCGAAAAGGGTATCCAATTTCCGGAGGGCTACTACCCGACCTACGGTGGCACATTTGAAAACCTGATCGCGGCCCGTGCACGTTTGTCCATTGCCGTTCCGGTGGCCCTGTTGCTGATCTTCCTGCTGCTGTTTTTCACCTTCAAGTCCTTCACGCAGAGCATGCTCATCTTCACGGCGATTCCGCTGTCGGCCATCGGTGGCATCCTCGCTTTGTGGACCCGTGGAATGCCGTTCAGCATCTCGGCGGGGGTCGGCTTCATTGCCTTGTTTGGGGTGGCGGTGCTCAATGGCATCGTGCTCATCGCCGAATTCAACCGGCTCAAGGAAAGCGGAATGGATGACCTGCGGGCGATCATTTTGCAGGGCACCGCGACCCGTCTGCGGCCCGTGATCATGACGGCGGCCGTGGCCTCGCTCGGCTTCCTGCCCATGGCCATCAGCGGTTCGGAAGGTGCTGAAGTGCAACGCCCGCTCGCCACCGTCGTCATCGGCGGATTGGTGACAGCGACCCTGCTGACCTTGGTGGTCCTCCCCTGCTTGTATATGCTCTTCGAATCTGCCCCCAAACGCAAGAAAAAATCCTCCGTGGCCGCGCCCGCAGCCGCGATGATTGCCTTGCTCCTCTTGTTCGCTCCCTTGGTGACGCAAGCCCAAAACACCGGACTGAGCTTGCAGGATGCGATTTCCAAGACCTTGCAGCAGCATCAGCACGTGCGGCTCGCGGAGATGGACATTCTCTACGAACAGCAACTCGTCCAGGCGAGCAGCAGCATTCCCAAATTGGATGTGGGCATGACGTTTGGGCAGTACAACAGTGCGGTCACCCGCGACAATAACTTGACGCTGCGGCAGACGATCCCGTTCCCGACGACGTTTGCGCGGCAGCGTTCGCTCGCGGATGCGCATGTGGCTGTCGCTGTGCAGGCGAAGGCGGTCACGCAAAACGAAGCCATCCTCCAACTGCGGGAAACTTGGCTCACTTTGCAATACCTGCATGCCAACCGCAGCTTGTTGGAGCGGCAAGACAGCATTTTTGCAGCCATGGAACGGGTGGCGACAATTAGGTTTCAAGCCGGCGAAAGCAATTTGTTGGAGAAAACCACCGCGGCGACGGGCCGGAGCCAAGTCGAAAATCAGCTTCGTCAAAATGCTGCCGACATCGAGATTTGGCTCAACCGCTTGCAACTCATCCTCAATGGCGGTTCGCTCACGGAATTCACCGATACGCAACTTGCAAGAATGCCCAAGCCGACCGCGCTGCTTGTGGATAAGGTCAGCGAAAATCCGCAGCAAGCCTTGCTCGACCGCCAAATAGACGTCGCCGAAGCGGACCGCAAGGTGACCGGCAGTCAGATTTTGCCCGACATTTCGGTGGGTTACTTCAATCAGACGCTTATCGGTTTTCAGACGGTCAATGGCGCCGAAACCTATTTTGGACCGGAAAAAAGGTTTCAAGGCTTTACCGTCGGATTGGGAATTCCGCTCTGGGCAAAACCCGAACTTGCCAAAGTCAAAGCAGGGAAGATTCTGGAACAGAAGGCGAGCTTGGAAGCCGAGCAATATGACAAGACCGTGGATGCAGCGTTTGCGCAGGCCAAGCAAAATCATCAGAAACTCTGGACGAGCCTCGATTGGTTTGAAAGCAGCGGGATGAAAAATGCGAATTTGATGTTGCGTCAGAGCACATTGGCATTCGAAGCCGGGGAAATCGATCACCTCGGGCATTTGTTTACGGTGCAGCAATCGATCAGCATCCAGGAAAACTACCTCGCGACCTTGCTGGAATACAACATGAACATCCTGCAAATGCAGTATCTGTTGGGCAACATCACCACCATTGAACAATAA